One Archocentrus centrarchus isolate MPI-CPG fArcCen1 chromosome 14, fArcCen1, whole genome shotgun sequence DNA window includes the following coding sequences:
- the ndfip1l gene encoding NEDD4 family-interacting protein 1-like isoform X1: MAESSRYQQLSNEEDSEESPQVAADAPPPYSSVGAYNSACFDCKEDGIFPKPPSYNVATTLPSYDEAERTKAETDVPLVPGRQPQHRERLETFDDVIRSSLEDEDFVTRDDFEDADQLRIGNDGIFMLTFFMAFLFNWIGFFLSFCLTTSAAGRYGAISGFGLSLIKWILIVKFSTYFPVYFEGQQWLWWVFLILGLLLFLRGFINYARIRKMADTFSTLPRTRVLFIY; encoded by the exons CTGTCCAATGAGGAGGACTCAGAAGAGAGTCCACAGGTAGCAGCCGATGCTCCTCCACCGTACAGCAGCGTCGGAGCGTACAATTCTG CATGCTTTGACTGCAAGGAAGACGGGATTTTCCCCAAGCCACCATCATACAACGTAGCGACTACGCTACCTTCCTATGATGAAGCAGAAAGAACCAAAGCTGAGACTGATGTTCCTCTGGTACCCGGAAGA cagcctcagcacaGGGAACGCCTGGAGACTTTTGACGATGTAATTCGCAGTTCACTGGAG GATGAAGACTTTGTCACCAGAGATGACTTTGAAGATGCGGATCAGCTGCGGATAGGAAACGACGGCATCTTCATGCTCACGTTCTTCA tGGCGTTCCTGTTCAACTGGATTGgtttcttcttgtctttctgTCTGACCACCTCAGCTGCAGGACGCTACGGGGCCATCTCAGGATTTGGCCTATCCCTCATCAAATGGATCCTCATCGTCAAA TTCTCCACATATTTCCCTGTGTATTTTGAGGGACAACAGTGGCTGTGGTGGGTGTTCCTCATCTTGG GCCTCTTGCTTTTCCTCCGAGGATTCATCAACTATGCCAGAATCCGCAAGATGGCCGACACTTTCTCCACCCTGCCTCGCACCCGGGTCCTTTTCATCTACTGA
- the ndfip1l gene encoding NEDD4 family-interacting protein 1-like isoform X2, which translates to MAESSRYQQLSNEEDSEESPQVAADAPPPYSSVGAYNSACFDCKEDGIFPKPPSYNVATTLPSYDEAERTKAETDVPLVPGRDEDFVTRDDFEDADQLRIGNDGIFMLTFFMAFLFNWIGFFLSFCLTTSAAGRYGAISGFGLSLIKWILIVKFSTYFPVYFEGQQWLWWVFLILGLLLFLRGFINYARIRKMADTFSTLPRTRVLFIY; encoded by the exons CTGTCCAATGAGGAGGACTCAGAAGAGAGTCCACAGGTAGCAGCCGATGCTCCTCCACCGTACAGCAGCGTCGGAGCGTACAATTCTG CATGCTTTGACTGCAAGGAAGACGGGATTTTCCCCAAGCCACCATCATACAACGTAGCGACTACGCTACCTTCCTATGATGAAGCAGAAAGAACCAAAGCTGAGACTGATGTTCCTCTGGTACCCGGAAGA GATGAAGACTTTGTCACCAGAGATGACTTTGAAGATGCGGATCAGCTGCGGATAGGAAACGACGGCATCTTCATGCTCACGTTCTTCA tGGCGTTCCTGTTCAACTGGATTGgtttcttcttgtctttctgTCTGACCACCTCAGCTGCAGGACGCTACGGGGCCATCTCAGGATTTGGCCTATCCCTCATCAAATGGATCCTCATCGTCAAA TTCTCCACATATTTCCCTGTGTATTTTGAGGGACAACAGTGGCTGTGGTGGGTGTTCCTCATCTTGG GCCTCTTGCTTTTCCTCCGAGGATTCATCAACTATGCCAGAATCCGCAAGATGGCCGACACTTTCTCCACCCTGCCTCGCACCCGGGTCCTTTTCATCTACTGA